From Peromyscus eremicus chromosome 3, PerEre_H2_v1, whole genome shotgun sequence, one genomic window encodes:
- the Rnf133 gene encoding E3 ubiquitin-protein ligase RNF133, whose protein sequence is MNPLHTGTWQNSAASFWLLKFGLVWLLGQKCCTASAVWTAYMNISFHVGNRMLSELGETGVFGRSSNLKKVAGVVVPPEGKTQNACDPNTGFIRPQNNKPWIALIERGGCTFTQKIKVASENGAKGVIIYNFPGTGNQVFPMSHQAFEDTIVVMIGNLKGMEILHLIRKGVLVTVVVEVGRKHIIWLNHYFVSFMIVTTATLAYFAFYHIRRLWVARIETRRWKRLTRELKKAFGQLQVRVLKEGDEEVNPNADSCVICFEHYKPNDTVRFLTCKHFFHKNCIDPWILAHGTCPMCKCDILKALGIQMDIEDGTDSLQVLMASELPETFSPLEEETNNELPPAGTSGKVTHVQEHPTSANSDSQPPAAEETAHPSLGQHNL, encoded by the coding sequence TGGCTTCTGAAATTCGGTTTGGTTTGGCTCCTCGGTCAGAAGTGCTGCACAGCAAGTGCCGTTTGGACTGCTTACATGAACATCTCATTTCACGTGGGGAACCGCATGTTGTCAGAGCTAGGGGAGACCGGGGTCTTCGGAAGAAGTTCCAACTTGAAGAAAGTAGCAGGAGTCGTTGTGCCACCAGAGGGAAAAACTCAGAATGCTTGTGATCCCAATACCGGTTTCATCCGGCCGCAGAACAACAAGCCCTGGATTGCACTCATTGAACGAGGAGGTTGCACtttcacacagaaaataaaggTGGCTTCTGAGAATGGAGCCAAAGGAGTGATAATCTATAACTTTCCAGGTACTGGCAACCAGGTTTTCCCCATGTCTCACCAGGCATTTGAAGACACCATCGTAGTTATGATTGGTAACTTAAAAGGCATGGAAATTCTGCATTTAATCCGGAAGGGGGTTCTCGTTACCGTCGTGGTTGAGGTGGGGAGAAAGCATATTATCTGGCTGAATCACTATTTTGTCTCCTTTATGATCGTCACAACCGCTACTTTAGCATATTTCGCCTTTTATCATATTCGGAGACTCTGGGTTGCAAGGATTGAGACCAGGAGATGGAAGCGGTTAACAAGAGAGCTCAAGAAAGCTTTTGGCCAGCTGCAAGTTCGGGTATTAAAAGAGGGCGATGAGGAAGTAAATCCGAACGCGGATAGCTGCGTCATCTGCTTTGAACACTATAAGCCTAATGATACAGTTCGTTTTCTCACGTGTAAACATTTTTTCCACAAGAATTGCATCGACCCCTGGATCCTAGCCCATGGCACGTGCCCCATGTGCAAATGTGACATTCTGAAAGCTCTGGGGATTCAAATGGACATTGAGGATGGAACAGACTCTCTGCAAGTTCTGATGGCAAGTGAGCTGCCTGAAACCTTTTCACCCCTGGAAGAAGAGACAAATAATGAACTTCCTCCTGCAGGAACTTCAGGAAAAGTGACCCATGTCCAGGAGCACCCTACTTCTGCAAACTCTGATAGCCAGCCTCCTGCAGCAGAGGAAACTGCCCATCCTTCACTTGGACAGCATAACCTTTGA